GTAGAGTCTCCTCGGTCCGCTCATCGCCGTGCCTCCTCCGTGTGCATGGTTTCTCCCTTCTGGATCCCCGTCACCTGATGCGCTCGAATTCCGTCTCGAGCTTGAACCGTTCCCCGATCTCCACCAGCCGGCTGTAGGCCAGGGGCTGGTCCTCGGGGCCGATCAGCAGCCGGTGCAGCGCCAGCGCCGGCTGGCCCGCCGCCGCCCCGATGATCCGCGCCTCTGCGTCCGAGAGGGTGGTGATCTCGACCGTCTGGCGCATCCGGAAGACCTTGCGGGTCCCCCGCTCCTGGATCGCCCCGAAGAGCCGGAAGCCTTCGAGGTTCTGCTCCTCCACGCCCGGGAGCAGCCCCGGCGCGAGGAAGGACTCGTCCGCCGAGACGGGCACGCCCTCGGCAAGACGGCGCGTCGCGATCCGGTAGAGCGGCCCTTCGATCCCCAGCAGCCGGCTCACTTCAGCCGGCGGCTCCGCGAATCCTCTCTGCACGACCTCCCGTGTCTCCGTCACCCCCCCTCCGAACAAGCCATCAGTGAATCTCGTCTTCATCGTCAGCCCGACGACCGGTCGGTTGCCGGCGACGAATGTCCCCTTGCCCTGGACGCGGATGAGGTAGCCGTCCGCCGTGAGGTTGGTCAGCGCCTGCCGGACGGTGATCTTGCTGACGGCGTAGCGGGCGCTGAGTTCCGCTTCGCTCGGGATCCGGTCCCCGATCGCCCAGGTGCCCTTCGCGATTTCGTCCACGAGGCTCCGCATCACCTGGATGTAGAGCTTTTCCAGGTTCTTCCTGTCGATGCTCCCGGTGCTGCCGGCGTTTGTCACATTCATAATCATAATGTCATAATATTATAATGACATGAGGATGTCAACCAAAAAGTTGGCTGACTTTTTTGCGTGGGTTTTTTCGATTCGGAGAATGAGGTAATACCCTCATTTAACCGCCCTGAAGGCCGGCAATATATTGCTTCTGGGGGGTTCGCCAGGTGTTTTCGCGCCTGTTTCCGTGTGTCACGACGAAAGGAGGCCCGAGTGAAGAAACGTGCCCTCTTGTCAGTCCTCGTGCTGGTCTCGGGAGGCGCGCTCGCCCCAAATCCGCCGCCAGCGGCCGCGGTCGACATCTCCGTGGCGTCGCGGACCTACCTCCCGGCCCGGGGCATCGACGGCGGCGACACCCACGTGCTCCTCTATGAGTACCTCGCGCTCGACGCCGACAACCTCGGGCTGCCCGGCCTGTATCTGAGCGCGGGCGGCTGGGGCAGGGCCGACCTGGCCGACGAGACGTTCGGGCGCACAACCAACGGCGACCTCCAATACGGCTACGTCGGCTGGCGCGGCCCGAGGATGAACGCCGAGGGGCGCCTCGGTCGCGTCAGCGTCACCGCCGGCGTCGCGCGCAACGAGGTCATGGACGGGGCGCTCGTGGGCAGCGACCTGCCCGCCGGGTTTGATGTCACGGCCTTCGGCGGCGTGCCGGTGGAGACCGACGAGGATGGCCGCTCGGGCGACTGGGTCTACGGCGGGCGCCTCTCGCAGGGGCGCGCCGGCCTCTACCGCCTCGGCGCGTCGTACCTCAGGGAGGAGGACGACAGCAGCGCCGCCCGCGAGGAAGTCGGGGGCGACGTCGTCCTCACGCCGCTGTCCTTCCTCGAGATCGGCGGCAGCTCCTTCTACGACCTGCGTGACGACGGCTGGGCGCAGCACAACTACCGCGTCGTCCTCGGCCCCTTCGTCAGGCGGGTGCTCCTGCGGGCGACCTGGGTCTCGACGGACTACGACCACTACTTCAAGGCGGTGACGAACAAGGCGTTCGACATCGAGGCCAACGAGAAGCTCGATCGCGTCGGCGGCGAGCTGGAGCTGACGATCTGGGGCGGGCTGAGCCTCACCGGCGAGTACGTCAACTACAAGTACGACGTCGCGGAGGAGGCGAAGGCGTACGGCGGCCACCTGGACTGGGCCGGCGGCGGCCGCACCGCCGGCCTCGGCTACCGCAAGGTCGACGGCGAGGTCGCGGAGAACCGCTACCAGGAGTTCCGGGGGCACGTGAGCACGCCCGTCGGCCCGATCGCGGCCGCCGCGGGGGTCGAGCACCTGGTCTTCGAGGAGCCGGTCAACGGCGAGAAGAACGCCACCACGGGGACGCTGAGCCTCGCCTATGCCCTCAGCAAGGCCCTCGAGTTCTCGGCAACGGGCGAGTATGGCGTCACGCCGGAGTTCGAGCACGACGCGAGGCTCATCGTCGCCCTGCTCTGGCGCTACGACGCGACGACCAAGAAGGGAGGCAAGCCGTGACGATTCGATCCCTCACGAGCGCCGCGGCCGTGCTCCTCCTGGCGGCCGCGGCCATCGCAGCCTGCGCCGGCCCCCAGAGCACCTCGCGCGTCCACCCCGAGGAGGTCAAGGGCGCGCCGATCTGCAGCAGCTGCCATGACACCGGAGGCCAGGCGAACGACCACGACGCGGCCTGGATGACCTCGCACGGCAGGGCTGCCGTCAACGACCGCAGGGTCTGCGACCTCTGCCACCGTGCATCCACCTGCGCGGACTGCCACGGCGACAAGGAGGAGATCAAGCCGTCCGACAAGCGCGGCAGCCGCTTCGATCCGGCCATGCCCCACCGCGGGGACTACCTCAGCCAGCACCGCGTGGACGGGCGTCTCGATCCGGCCTCGTGCTTCCCCTGCCACGGGCGCAAGAACGACAGGAGGTGCACGACATGTCACAAGTAACGAGGAGCCTCGCGGCCCGCGCACTCGGCCTGTTGCTGCTGGCCGCCCTCGCCGCCGGCTGCTCGAAGGAGCGCGGCGCGCCGTTCGACCCGGACGCCGGCCACCCCGACAAGTTCTTCGGGACGCACCCGGCCGAGTACCGGGCGACGCCCGAGGCCTGCGTCCAGTGCCACGGCGACGACCTGCGCGGCGGCATCGCGAAGGTCAGCTGCTTCTCGGCCTCCTTCGACGGGCGCACCTGTCACGCCGGCGGTCCCGGCGGGCACCCCGCCGGCTGGCTGCAGACGCACAGCGTCACCGACCCGGCGCAGGCATCGCTGTGCGCGAACTGCCACCGCAACCCGAACAGCACGGCGCCGGCCAACTGTTTCAACAACAGCCTCTGCCACGGCCCCAGGAGCGGTCACCCGGCCGGTTGGCTCAGGAGCCACGTCCAGGTGGCCCCGACGCAGGCGTCGATGTGCGCGCAGTGCCACAAGAACCCGGCGAACAACCTGACGCCGGGGTGCTTCAACAACAGCCTCTGCCACGGCCAGAAGAACCCGCACCCCGGTGGCTGGCTGCAGCACCACTCGGCGACCGACCCGCAGCAGGCCGGCTACTGCGCGACCTGCCACGACAACCCGAACAACAACCTGCCGGCGAACTGCTTCAACAACAGCCTCTGCCATGGCGTGAAAGGCCCCCACCCCTCGGGCTGGGGATCGCCGAGCCAGCACGGACCCGCGGCCAAGGGCTCGCCCGGGATGCTGTCGTGCACCGCCTGCCACGGCAGCGGCTACACCGGCGGGACGACGGCGCCCTCCTGCTTCCCCTGCCACGGCTGGAACGCGCCGCACGGCAGGAGCGGCTGGGACGGCGGTGGCAGCAGCCACCAATCGACGGCCCAGGCCAACGCTGGCGCCTGCGCGCTTTGCCATCGCTCACGAGCCGGCACGCCGGGGTGCTTCAACAGCGTGCTCTGCCACGGAAACCCGGACTAGAGAACCGGGCGCCCGTACCTGTCCCCGTGGGGGGGCGCGCCGGCCGACCGGCGCCCCCCCACCCCTCCGCGTGATTGCTTGACATTCCCGGCCAGCCGGGTGAACCTCCCCGAAACCCGGGCGTTTCGCCTGGATCTCTGCAACGGAGGGGCACCTTGCGGCGGACCTGGATGGCCGTGTCGCTGCTTTCGCTTGTCGTTTCCGCGTCCGCGCCGGCCGCGGACGACGCTCCCCAGATCACGCCCGGAGCGCTGCTCGCCGGCGGCGATCAGACGCGCTTCACGCTGCGGGCCCGCGCCGTGCCCGCCGAAAGGCTGGAGTTGAACGTCCGCGCCCAGACAGGCCTGACGATCGTTGCGCCGCCCACTGCCCTCGTCACGGTCGAGTTCGCGGACCTGCCCGCCCGCGAAGGCGCGGCGCGCATCGGCGCCGCCCTCGGCGGCCTGGTGCCGCTGCGGGCGAGCTGGGCGGAGACGGCACCCGACGCCCGGCACCCCCGGGCCGAGACGTACTTCCTCGTGCGGCCCGGCACCAGGCGGCAGCAGCTGCTCGACGCGTACGCCCTCCAGCAGCAGGGCGTCGCGCACCAGCGGCTGTTCGAGCTGCTCACCGGCGACGGCGCGGCGGTGCTCGCGGACGCGGTGACGCAGGCGCGGGACGCGACGCGCGGCCAGCCCGAGCGTCTCGTGACCATCAAGCTGATCGGCTCTCTCGGCGTCCCGGAGGCGGTGCCCGCGCTGCTCGCGATCCTGCGCGAGGGCCCCGGCACGCGCGAGCGCCAGTCGGCGGCGTTCGCCCTGGGGTGGACCGGCCGCGCCGAGACGGCCCCCGCCCTGCGCGCGACCCTCGCCGACCCGGACGTCGGCGTCGCGCTGGCGGCCGCGTGGTCCCTCGTGCGGCTCGGCGACACCACGGGCGTGCCCCTGGCCCTGGCGCACTTGCGCGACGCGCACACGATCTCCGCCCTCTTCGTCGTGGCGGCCACCGGCGACCCGGCCCACCTCCCGGCCCTCGAGGCGGCGCTCGCCGGCGCGAAGGGCTTTGCGCGGCTACGCTTGCGGACGACGATCGCCGACCTCGCCATGGCCCGCCTGGATGAGGGCGGCAGGATCGAAGCGTGCGGGCGGCTCCTCGCGGACGCCGACGCCGAGGTCCGGCTGCACGGCGCCACGACACTGGCGAAGATCGGCAGCGCGGCGGCGGAGCGCGCGCTGCAGCGCGTTGCGACGGACCGCTCCCACGACGGCGCCGAGGCGGCGGTCATGGGACTGGCATCGCTGCGGCGCTCGCGCCTGCCGCAGCCGGACGTCGTCTTCGAGTAGCCCCGCCGGGGGCTATAATGGTTGTCCATGAGCCCGCGCCCGAGGACCGTCCTGCTCGCCGCGGCCCTCGCCGCGCTCGCCGCGTCGCCGTGCCGGGCCCAAGGCGACGCGCCGCCGGCCGCCCCCGCCACGGTCGAGTTCCTGATGCCCGCGGCCGGGGCGTTCATCCCCTCGGGGATGGTGGTCGTCGCCGGACGGCTCCCCCCCGGGGCCGGCTTCGTGAACCTGCTCCTCGACGGCTCACCGGTGGCCGAGGTCACGCGTGAGGGCACCACGTTCTCCGCGACGTTGACGCCGTCGGCCGGCGCGCACACGCTGGAAGCGCGCGCGCGGGATCTCTCCGGGACCATCACGTTCGCGGCCGGCACCGGCGGCCAGGGGATCGCGCCCTACCGCTACCACCGTCCGGTGCTCGAGGGGCGCTGCGCCGAGTGCCACACGGGCCTGCGGCGCACGTCCGAGCGCGCCGAGGCCGAGACGTGCACCGCGTGCCACCGCAAGCTGGCCGTGGTCTTTCCCTACGTCCACGGCCCGGTCGCGGCGGGCAAGTGCCTCGTCTGCCACGACCCCCACGGCTCGACGCGGCAGGCGCTGATCACGGCGGAGCCGAAGGAGCTGTGCGTGCGCTGCCACGACCAGCCGTCCAGCCTCGAGCACATCGACACGGCGCGCAGCCGCATCTGCTACCTCTGCCACAACCCCCACGCGAGCATGAACCGCAGGTTCGTCTACGACATCGTCAAGGGAACGAGCGTCGGGCCCGCGCGGCGCCCGGGCTCGACCGAGGAGGACCAACCGTGAACGACACCGTCGGCTTCATCGGCTTCGGCGCGCTCGGGCGCGCGGTCGCGGGGCGCCTCGCCGGCGCGGGACACCGCCTGCTCGTCTGGAACCGCACGCCGGAGAAGGCCGCCGGCCTCGGCGAGGCCGCCTCCTGCCCGGCGGAGGTGGTGACCCGTGCGCGCACCGTCATCCTCTGCCTGCGCGACAGCGAGGCGGTCTGGGCGGTCACCAGCGGCTCGTCCGGGATCTTCTCGGGCGACACCCAGGGACGCACCATCATCGACCTCTCGACCAACCACGTGGAGCTGGCCACCGTCCTGCACGGCCTGGCGACCAAGGGGCGCGGCGCGTACCTGGAGGCCCCGGTGCTCGGCAGCGTCGGGCCGGCCTCGCGCGGCGAGCTGACCGTGCTCGTCAGCGGCGAGGAGGCGCCGTTCGCGGCCGCGCGGCCGCTGCTCGAGGCGATCGGCAGCCGGATCTTCTACCTCGGCGCCCCCGGCATGGCGACCAAGATGAAGCTGGCGAGCAACCTCGTCCTCGCGACGTTCCTCGCGGGCCTCGCCGACGCGGCCGGGATCGCGGAGGCCGTCGGGATCCCGCGCGAGCAGGCGCTGGAGATCCTCGCCGCGGGCCCCGGCGCCGGCACCGTGCTCGCGGCCAAGCGCGAGAAGGTCCTGCGCGACGATTTCACGCCGCACTTCACGGCGGCGCTGCTCTACAAGGACCTGCACTACCTCCAGGACCTGGCGCGCACGCTGCGCCGCCCGCTCTTCACCGCCGCGACGGTCAAGGAGCTGTTCGCGCTGGCGTTCCCGCGCGGCCTCGAGGACCAGGACATCTCGGTGATCTTCCCGATCCTGCGCGAGGGGGTGCGGCCGCCCGGCCCATGAGCCGCCCGGTCGTCGACGCCGTCGCGCGCCTGCGCGAGCGGGGCGTTCTCACCGAGGCGCAGGCGACGTTCTTCGGGCGGGCCGCGCGCGGGGAGCTCGTCTCGGTGCGCCTGGAGCTGCAGGTCGCCCTCTGGGCAGGGGTGACGCTCATCGCGGGCGGGGCGGGGCTCCTGATCAAGGAGAGCCTGGCGCGGCTGGGCCCGCTCGCCGTGGGCGCCCTGATCGCGCTCGCCGCCGCACTTTGCCTGGCGCACGTGACGCGGACCTCTCCGCCCTTTTCGTGGGGACCGGTCGCCTCGCCGACGCTCGCCTTCGACTACGTGCTCCTGCTCGGCGTCCTGCTCGTGGGGATCGACCTCGCGTGGCTCGAGACGCAGCTGAAGCTCCTCGGGACGGCGTGGCCCTGGCACCTGCTGCTGCTCTCGCTCATCCAGCTCGCCTTCGCCTTCCGCTACGACTCGCGCGCCGTGCTCTCGCTCGCGCTGGCCTCCTTCGCCGCCTGGCGCGGCATCTCGCTCTCGCTTGCGGGGGCCGAGCGCTTCGGCGTGCACGAGGAACTGCTGCGGTTCAATGCCCTCGCCGTCGGCGCGCTCTTCGTCGGCGCCGGCCTGCTGCTGCGCCGCGGCGACCGCAAGGCGCACTTCGAGCCCACGTTCGTCAACCTCGGGCTCCTGCTGCTGCTCGGGGCGGCGGTCGCCGGCACCTGGGCCGGGAACGAAACCTTCGCGCCAGGTTGGGGCGCGGCGCTCGCCGCCGCATCGGCGGCGACCATCGTCTTCGCCTATCGCGCCCGGCGCTCGGACTGCTTCGCGCAGGGGGTGATCGCCGCGCTGCTCGGACTGTTGCGCCTGGCGTTTGAGCTGCACCTCGACGAGGGAACGTTGCTCATCGTCGCCGCCGGCAGCTTCTGCGCCCTGTACCTGATCCTCCGCGCGCACCGGCGCTTCAAGGAGGAGGCGTGAAGCCGGCCTGGGTCGCCGCCGACCGCGCGGACGAGGTCCGGCGCGCCGCGCGCGGCTGGCACGAGGGCGGCCTGATCGACGACGACGCGCTGGCGGCCGTGACCGCGGAGCACCCGGCGCCCGGGCCGCGACTCGGCGCCGCGTGGCGCGTCCTCGTCTTCATCTGCGTCGCCGTCGGCTGCTACGCGGCGACCTTTTTCGGCTTCATCACCTTCGGCGTGCGCGAGGCCGGCGCCGTGGGGACGATCCTGCTGGCCGCCGGCGCCGCCCTGGCGCTCCTCACGGACGTGGTGCTCGATCGCTGCTCGTTCCGGCCGACGGGCGCGGAGGCGGCGACGTCCCTCCTCGCCGTCTCCTTCCTGGCCGCGGCCGCCTTCGTCCTGAACGACCACTTCCACCTGCGCGGGG
This genomic stretch from bacterium harbors:
- a CDS encoding HEAT repeat domain-containing protein → MRRTWMAVSLLSLVVSASAPAADDAPQITPGALLAGGDQTRFTLRARAVPAERLELNVRAQTGLTIVAPPTALVTVEFADLPAREGAARIGAALGGLVPLRASWAETAPDARHPRAETYFLVRPGTRRQQLLDAYALQQQGVAHQRLFELLTGDGAAVLADAVTQARDATRGQPERLVTIKLIGSLGVPEAVPALLAILREGPGTRERQSAAFALGWTGRAETAPALRATLADPDVGVALAAAWSLVRLGDTTGVPLALAHLRDAHTISALFVVAATGDPAHLPALEAALAGAKGFARLRLRTTIADLAMARLDEGGRIEACGRLLADADAEVRLHGATTLAKIGSAAAERALQRVATDRSHDGAEAAVMGLASLRRSRLPQPDVVFE
- a CDS encoding cytochrome c3 family protein — protein: MSPRPRTVLLAAALAALAASPCRAQGDAPPAAPATVEFLMPAAGAFIPSGMVVVAGRLPPGAGFVNLLLDGSPVAEVTREGTTFSATLTPSAGAHTLEARARDLSGTITFAAGTGGQGIAPYRYHRPVLEGRCAECHTGLRRTSERAEAETCTACHRKLAVVFPYVHGPVAAGKCLVCHDPHGSTRQALITAEPKELCVRCHDQPSSLEHIDTARSRICYLCHNPHASMNRRFVYDIVKGTSVGPARRPGSTEEDQP
- a CDS encoding cytochrome C; the encoded protein is MTIRSLTSAAAVLLLAAAAIAACAGPQSTSRVHPEEVKGAPICSSCHDTGGQANDHDAAWMTSHGRAAVNDRRVCDLCHRASTCADCHGDKEEIKPSDKRGSRFDPAMPHRGDYLSQHRVDGRLDPASCFPCHGRKNDRRCTTCHK
- a CDS encoding GntR family transcriptional regulator encodes the protein MNVTNAGSTGSIDRKNLEKLYIQVMRSLVDEIAKGTWAIGDRIPSEAELSARYAVSKITVRQALTNLTADGYLIRVQGKGTFVAGNRPVVGLTMKTRFTDGLFGGGVTETREVVQRGFAEPPAEVSRLLGIEGPLYRIATRRLAEGVPVSADESFLAPGLLPGVEEQNLEGFRLFGAIQERGTRKVFRMRQTVEITTLSDAEARIIGAAAGQPALALHRLLIGPEDQPLAYSRLVEIGERFKLETEFERIR
- a CDS encoding NAD(P)-dependent oxidoreductase encodes the protein MNDTVGFIGFGALGRAVAGRLAGAGHRLLVWNRTPEKAAGLGEAASCPAEVVTRARTVILCLRDSEAVWAVTSGSSGIFSGDTQGRTIIDLSTNHVELATVLHGLATKGRGAYLEAPVLGSVGPASRGELTVLVSGEEAPFAAARPLLEAIGSRIFYLGAPGMATKMKLASNLVLATFLAGLADAAGIAEAVGIPREQALEILAAGPGAGTVLAAKREKVLRDDFTPHFTAALLYKDLHYLQDLARTLRRPLFTAATVKELFALAFPRGLEDQDISVIFPILREGVRPPGP